One genomic window of Luteitalea pratensis includes the following:
- a CDS encoding phosphatase PAP2 family protein, whose protein sequence is MPAIDETFDAGALVGSGMVQGGAALATYLIGRATHDTHVAVLGSDLIRAQLITTAFTQGIKLTVGRTRPDGSRYSFPSGHSSATFATASVLQRHYGWKAGVPAYGLAAYVAASRLSENKHYMSDVLFGAALGIVAGRAVTVGHGASTFALTPIAGPKGAGIGLTLVGAQ, encoded by the coding sequence GTGCCGGCGATCGACGAGACATTCGACGCCGGCGCGCTTGTCGGCAGTGGCATGGTCCAGGGCGGCGCGGCGTTGGCGACGTACCTGATCGGACGGGCGACTCACGATACGCACGTGGCCGTGCTCGGGTCGGACCTGATTCGCGCGCAGCTGATCACGACGGCGTTCACGCAGGGAATCAAGCTCACCGTCGGCAGGACCCGCCCTGATGGCAGCCGCTACTCGTTCCCCTCCGGGCACTCGTCTGCGACCTTTGCGACGGCGTCCGTGCTGCAGCGCCATTACGGATGGAAAGCCGGCGTACCGGCGTACGGCCTCGCCGCCTACGTCGCCGCGTCGCGCCTCTCGGAAAACAAGCACTACATGAGCGATGTGCTGTTCGGCGCGGCCCTGGGTATCGTCGCCGGCCGTGCGGTCACGGTCGGCCACGGAGCATCTACGTTCGCCCTGACGCCCATCGCCGGCCCGAAGGGCGCAGGCATCGGCCTCACGCTGGTCGGCGCACAATAG
- a CDS encoding P1 family peptidase has protein sequence MRASPVAQQEGSAGSLTDVPGVRVGHATDTRRPTGCTAILFDQAVTAGADYDGSAPGEMLGVMLQPVSPLERIHGILLTGGGPMGLEAVSGAVRYLEATQVGYDWGVPNVRIPIVVGAVIDDLSLGDGRIRPDADLARRACEAATTAPVAEGSFGVGAGATVGKMFRSRGMGGMKGGLGTVAMRSGDVIVAALSVVNCAGDVLDWRTGRIVAGARQRDGRTFVNSAAQLRRDLDTSTPRADRRLDDQPFRATTLTIIATNVTLDKTSLTKLAMMTNTGAARAINPYHTNGDGDQVLTISTSRITPNVSLTALGAVAADAASQAILRGVEQAIGLDTWPAVRDLR, from the coding sequence TTGCGTGCGTCTCCGGTCGCGCAGCAGGAGGGCAGCGCCGGATCGCTGACCGATGTGCCCGGCGTCCGTGTCGGTCACGCCACCGATACGCGCCGCCCCACCGGGTGCACGGCCATCCTGTTCGATCAGGCCGTCACGGCTGGTGCCGACTACGACGGCTCGGCTCCCGGCGAGATGCTCGGCGTGATGCTGCAACCGGTGAGTCCCCTCGAGCGCATTCACGGCATCCTCCTGACTGGTGGAGGGCCCATGGGCCTCGAAGCCGTGTCCGGCGCCGTCCGGTACCTGGAGGCGACACAGGTCGGCTACGACTGGGGCGTGCCGAACGTGCGGATCCCCATTGTCGTAGGCGCGGTGATCGACGACCTGTCGCTCGGTGATGGCCGCATCCGGCCGGACGCCGACCTTGCACGACGCGCGTGCGAGGCCGCCACGACGGCCCCGGTGGCTGAAGGCAGTTTCGGTGTAGGCGCCGGCGCCACCGTCGGCAAGATGTTCCGGTCGCGCGGCATGGGCGGCATGAAGGGTGGGCTCGGCACAGTGGCGATGCGATCGGGGGACGTCATCGTCGCGGCGCTCAGCGTGGTGAACTGCGCGGGTGACGTCCTCGACTGGCGTACCGGCCGCATCGTCGCCGGCGCGCGTCAGCGCGACGGCCGGACGTTCGTGAACAGCGCGGCGCAACTACGGCGGGACCTCGACACGAGCACCCCACGCGCCGATCGACGCCTGGACGACCAGCCGTTCAGGGCGACCACGCTGACTATCATCGCCACCAACGTGACGCTGGACAAGACGAGCTTGACCAAGCTCGCGATGATGACCAACACCGGCGCGGCGCGAGCCATCAACCCCTACCATACCAACGGCGACGGCGATCAGGTGCTCACGATCTCGACCAGCCGCATCACGCCGAACGTCTCGCTGACGGCCCTGGGCGCGGTCGCGGCGGACGCGGCGTCGCAGGCGATCCTGCGCGGCGTCGAACAGGCCATCGGTCTCGACACGTGGCCGGCCGTCCGCGATCTGCGCTGA
- a CDS encoding AI-2E family transporter, with the protein MPIPTDSLGQPLPLRENRFRRVFLLLFVLGITVVFLGMISSFLITILLAAIFAGLGYPLFERLVAAFRGRRPLAALATIIVGLLVVAGPLGLVAYMVTLEAIRLTQSVRPWLKQVAAQPSVLKPVLDRLPFSEQLMPYREELLAKLGEWGSSLGGAIVGALSNTTIGTLQAVFQTFILVYTVFFLLLDGPQILQAMRRFLPLREGERDLLLDKFVSVTRATLKGTLVIGAVQGTLAGVAFWVAGVEHAVFWGAIMVVLSVVPMLGGALVWVPTCVVLALTGHWVKAVALAAFCGLVVGSIDNVLRPRLVGRDTEMHDLMILFSTLGGIIAFGPIGFIIGPIIAALFQTSWELFGLAFAENLPSADRNDAAGPSVLADASDPIVAQKHDDDIVRP; encoded by the coding sequence GTGCCGATACCGACAGACTCGCTGGGGCAACCGCTCCCGCTTCGGGAGAATCGCTTCCGCCGCGTCTTCCTGCTGCTGTTCGTGCTCGGGATCACCGTCGTGTTCCTGGGCATGATCAGCAGCTTCCTGATCACGATCCTGCTCGCGGCGATATTCGCGGGACTGGGATATCCGCTCTTCGAGCGACTGGTCGCCGCGTTCCGTGGACGCCGCCCGCTGGCGGCACTGGCGACCATAATCGTCGGGTTGCTGGTCGTGGCCGGGCCGCTGGGGCTCGTCGCGTACATGGTCACCCTCGAGGCCATACGCCTGACGCAGAGCGTGAGGCCGTGGCTCAAGCAGGTCGCGGCGCAACCGTCGGTACTCAAGCCCGTGCTGGACAGGTTGCCGTTCTCCGAACAGCTGATGCCCTATCGGGAAGAACTGCTCGCGAAGCTCGGCGAATGGGGCAGCAGTCTCGGTGGTGCGATCGTCGGCGCGCTGTCCAACACCACGATTGGCACGCTGCAGGCAGTGTTCCAGACGTTCATCCTCGTCTACACGGTGTTCTTCCTGCTGCTCGACGGGCCGCAGATCCTGCAGGCGATGCGCCGGTTCCTGCCACTGCGTGAAGGGGAGCGCGACCTGCTCCTCGACAAGTTCGTCTCGGTGACGCGGGCGACGCTGAAGGGCACGCTGGTGATCGGAGCCGTCCAGGGCACGCTCGCGGGCGTGGCGTTCTGGGTCGCGGGTGTCGAGCACGCCGTTTTCTGGGGCGCGATCATGGTCGTGCTGTCGGTCGTGCCGATGCTGGGAGGCGCGCTCGTCTGGGTGCCCACCTGCGTCGTGCTCGCCCTGACCGGCCACTGGGTGAAGGCCGTCGCGCTGGCGGCCTTCTGTGGGCTCGTCGTCGGTTCGATCGACAACGTGCTGCGCCCTCGCCTGGTCGGGCGCGACACCGAGATGCACGATCTGATGATCCTGTTCTCGACACTGGGCGGCATCATCGCCTTTGGCCCGATCGGCTTCATCATCGGGCCGATCATCGCGGCGCTGTTCCAGACGTCCTGGGAACTGTTCGGCCTGGCCTTTGCCGAGAACCTGCCGTCCGCGGATCGGAACGACGCAGCGGGGCCGAGCGTCCTCGCCGATGCTTCAGACCCGATCGTGGCCCAAAAGCACGACGACGACATCGTGCGACCGTGA
- the arsM gene encoding arsenite methyltransferase — translation MTIGRTPRTGRPVARASWRSSVAGSGEWRTACSTPSRAWRTCAGITSGLYSPDEVGALPHEAVVASLGCGNPTALIALEPGQVVLDLGSGGGIDVLLSARRVGPAGKAYGLDMTDDMLALARENQRRAGVGNVEFLKGTIEQIPLPDASVDVIISNCVINLSADKPQVLREAFRVLRPGGRFAVSDVLVRGDVPADVRRNMELWVGCIAGALREDEYVDGLRAAGFADVTIEPWREYAAADAEAYFRDAGQGCGDLTTADGHFFSGFVRARKPMEA, via the coding sequence ATGACCATCGGCAGGACGCCCCGGACCGGACGTCCGGTGGCGCGCGCGAGCTGGAGATCGTCGGTCGCCGGCTCCGGGGAGTGGCGGACGGCATGCAGCACACCGTCGAGGGCGTGGCGTACGTGTGCCGGCATCACGAGCGGGCTGTATTCGCCCGACGAGGTCGGTGCGCTTCCTCACGAGGCGGTCGTGGCCTCTCTCGGGTGCGGCAATCCTACCGCCCTGATCGCGCTCGAACCGGGGCAGGTCGTGCTCGACCTCGGGTCCGGAGGCGGCATCGACGTCCTGCTGTCGGCCCGTCGCGTCGGGCCGGCCGGCAAGGCCTATGGCCTCGACATGACCGACGACATGCTGGCCCTCGCGCGCGAGAACCAGCGTCGCGCCGGCGTCGGGAACGTCGAGTTCCTGAAGGGCACGATCGAGCAGATTCCATTGCCAGACGCATCTGTGGACGTCATCATCTCGAACTGCGTGATCAACCTGTCCGCCGACAAGCCGCAGGTGCTGCGCGAAGCGTTCCGCGTCTTGCGCCCGGGCGGTCGCTTCGCCGTCTCGGACGTGCTTGTCCGCGGTGATGTCCCGGCCGACGTCCGGCGCAACATGGAACTCTGGGTCGGCTGCATCGCTGGCGCCTTGCGCGAGGACGAGTACGTGGACGGCCTGCGCGCCGCCGGCTTCGCCGACGTCACGATCGAGCCGTGGCGCGAGTACGCGGCCGCGGACGCCGAAGCCTACTTCAGGGACGCTGGTCAGGGCTGCGGCGATCTCACGACAGCCGACGGGCACTTCTTCAGCGGCTTCGTGCGGGCGCGCAAGCCCATGGAGGCGTGA
- the arsN2 gene encoding arsenic resistance N-acetyltransferase ArsN2, which produces MSAIVRPASARDWDAIVMLLEQHRLPLAGARDHVSDFLVTVDDGSVIGVAGLEMYGDAALLRSVAVSSPGGGVGTRLVEALLEQARQAGVGTVVLLTTTAAAFFPRFGFTEVTRDDVPAAVRASAEFQGACPASATVMRLALRREKLT; this is translated from the coding sequence ATGTCCGCGATCGTGCGTCCCGCATCGGCGCGGGACTGGGACGCGATCGTAATGCTCCTGGAACAACATCGATTGCCGCTCGCTGGCGCCAGGGACCACGTATCCGATTTCCTCGTCACGGTGGACGACGGGAGCGTGATCGGCGTCGCCGGCCTGGAGATGTACGGCGACGCGGCGCTGCTGCGGTCGGTCGCCGTGTCGTCGCCGGGTGGCGGTGTCGGGACGCGGCTCGTGGAGGCGCTTCTCGAGCAGGCGCGACAGGCTGGCGTCGGTACCGTGGTGTTGCTGACCACCACCGCCGCGGCCTTCTTCCCGCGCTTTGGTTTCACCGAGGTGACGCGTGACGACGTACCCGCTGCCGTGCGCGCGTCGGCGGAGTTCCAGGGCGCCTGCCCCGCGAGCGCGACCGTGATGCGCCTCGCGTTACGTCGCGAAAAGTTGACGTGA
- a CDS encoding TonB-dependent receptor — protein MRLLRCLLALAVLGLPFAPSAAFAQQTESRLVGIIADSSQSLLPGVTVTVTSKDTGAQRVAVSEADGRFTVTNLPRGTYVVSAALEGFRTGEQTVTLGVGEVKSVDLSLSVAAMAETVTVTAETGVLDASSAKIGVNVTPEEVDNLPVNGRNFANLMTLSPGATTDGNGGWSSIRFNGKSNQQNYLNYDGVDGTYIWDAGPGYLNATGSQFRLQTSMESVAEFRVNAGLAPAESGFGTGGNITVVTKSGANRFTGSVFDYYRDDALDSTNKYDDIKQPLRLDQFGGSVGGPIVSNKVFFFGSYEGLRQDTGLSFVESVPSNVARDQIVAGVPTTSGGGRSPERTRAVVPLLAGFPTETLTSTNPLVGRTSYSSIANQREDSFNGRLDWHFSSSQSMYVRYLYSDGEIDTPDQTVTPRRVLATQKPQNFVASWQSIVRPTVVNELKVGYNRPDTAALAFSPSGYPSEQVSLSGAVGSSSIDGRGTTGIARSGLQFRVTSSAQGAGALFEPGSFSFTDAITMTRGTHTFKAGGEYRRINVGFQFLGGDTYEFNSVADFIDNRPNRVQRAVDSPEFDAQQQYAIGYVQDSWRPTAKLTVDLGLRYEFYSVVQEKNQFAIPFFIEENDFSSDPDNFYEPDYNNIGPRLAATYMINDKTVLRGGLGWFYGPGQFEDRIQPIENYITRYSVSTADVANNGLQYPVSDAVFQTSLSVRGYTHERPDEYNVQYGASVQRELPGAMNLSIAYTGSQGYDLFQRGVSNLIDPITLRRPRPVIGQVDFKTSGGRSQFDALQLGLTRRFRGGLTGGFQYQYAHNTGTTQGSNEAQTAQNTFDFSTEQSANPTDIRHTTNASLVYLFPGDGFWSGGWRLGGILNARSGVPINVVIARPDNISVNGVTVANIQGGNSRGTQRPDLIPGVDPYLKDGGIRWLNPAAFATPQPGTFGNLPRNFLTGPGFWQVDLMGSKDLRFGGNQALQFRIEMFNITNELNYQQPTASLPNGAPGVAFNDSTAGATFGYMLGPLNRTIGLGTQRQMQLSVRYTF, from the coding sequence ATGAGACTGCTTCGTTGCCTGCTCGCCCTTGCCGTGCTCGGGCTGCCCTTCGCGCCGAGTGCGGCGTTCGCTCAACAAACCGAATCGCGGCTCGTCGGCATCATCGCCGACTCGAGCCAGTCGCTGCTGCCGGGCGTCACCGTCACGGTGACGTCCAAGGACACCGGCGCCCAGCGCGTCGCGGTCAGCGAGGCGGACGGCCGGTTCACGGTGACCAACCTGCCGCGCGGTACCTATGTCGTGTCCGCGGCGCTGGAAGGATTCCGGACGGGCGAGCAGACGGTCACGCTCGGGGTGGGCGAGGTCAAGTCCGTCGACCTGTCGCTCAGCGTCGCGGCGATGGCCGAGACCGTGACAGTCACCGCCGAGACGGGAGTGCTCGATGCGTCCTCGGCCAAGATCGGCGTCAACGTGACGCCGGAGGAAGTCGACAACCTGCCGGTGAACGGCCGCAACTTCGCCAACCTCATGACCCTGTCGCCAGGCGCCACGACCGATGGCAACGGCGGCTGGAGCAGCATCCGCTTCAACGGCAAATCCAACCAGCAGAACTACCTGAACTACGACGGCGTCGACGGCACGTACATCTGGGACGCGGGCCCGGGGTACCTCAACGCCACCGGGTCGCAGTTTCGCCTGCAGACGTCGATGGAATCGGTCGCCGAGTTCCGCGTCAACGCCGGACTCGCGCCCGCGGAGAGCGGCTTCGGTACCGGCGGCAACATCACGGTCGTCACCAAGAGCGGGGCCAACCGTTTCACCGGATCGGTGTTCGACTACTATCGCGACGATGCGCTCGATTCCACCAACAAGTACGACGACATCAAGCAGCCGCTGCGTCTCGACCAGTTCGGCGGATCCGTTGGCGGCCCGATCGTCAGCAACAAGGTCTTCTTCTTCGGCAGTTACGAAGGCCTGCGGCAGGACACCGGACTGAGCTTCGTCGAATCGGTGCCGAGCAACGTGGCGCGTGACCAAATCGTGGCCGGCGTGCCGACGACCTCCGGTGGCGGCCGGTCGCCCGAGCGCACACGGGCCGTGGTGCCCCTGCTGGCAGGATTCCCGACCGAGACGCTGACGTCGACGAACCCGCTCGTGGGCCGGACGTCGTACTCCTCGATCGCCAATCAGCGCGAAGACTCGTTCAACGGCCGGCTGGACTGGCACTTCTCGAGCAGCCAGAGCATGTACGTCCGGTACCTCTACAGTGATGGCGAGATCGACACGCCCGACCAGACCGTCACGCCGCGTCGCGTGCTCGCCACGCAGAAGCCGCAGAACTTCGTCGCCAGTTGGCAGTCCATCGTCCGGCCGACGGTCGTCAACGAGCTCAAGGTCGGCTACAACCGCCCGGACACGGCGGCGCTGGCGTTCAGCCCGTCGGGCTACCCCTCCGAGCAGGTGTCGTTGTCGGGCGCGGTCGGCTCGTCATCCATCGACGGACGCGGCACGACCGGAATCGCACGTTCGGGTCTGCAATTCCGCGTCACGAGCTCGGCGCAAGGAGCCGGCGCGCTGTTCGAGCCCGGGTCGTTCTCGTTCACCGATGCCATCACGATGACCCGCGGCACGCACACCTTCAAGGCCGGTGGCGAATACCGCCGCATCAACGTCGGCTTCCAGTTCCTTGGCGGTGACACGTATGAGTTCAACAGCGTGGCCGACTTCATCGACAACCGTCCGAACCGCGTACAGCGCGCAGTCGACTCGCCCGAGTTCGACGCACAGCAGCAATACGCGATCGGGTACGTGCAGGACTCCTGGCGCCCGACGGCCAAGCTGACGGTCGATCTCGGCCTGCGCTACGAGTTCTATTCCGTGGTCCAGGAGAAGAACCAGTTCGCCATTCCGTTCTTCATCGAGGAGAACGACTTCTCGAGCGACCCGGACAACTTCTACGAGCCCGACTACAACAACATCGGGCCGCGCCTGGCCGCGACGTACATGATCAACGACAAGACGGTGCTGCGCGGCGGCCTGGGTTGGTTCTATGGACCGGGACAGTTCGAGGATCGCATCCAGCCGATCGAGAATTACATCACCCGCTACTCGGTCAGCACCGCCGACGTCGCCAACAACGGCCTCCAGTACCCGGTCAGCGATGCGGTATTCCAGACGTCGCTGAGCGTGCGCGGCTACACGCACGAGCGTCCGGACGAGTACAACGTGCAGTACGGGGCCAGTGTGCAGCGCGAGTTGCCGGGGGCGATGAACCTGAGCATCGCGTACACCGGCAGCCAGGGGTACGATCTCTTCCAGCGCGGCGTCTCCAACCTGATCGATCCCATCACGTTGCGCCGGCCGCGCCCCGTAATCGGGCAGGTGGATTTCAAGACGTCCGGCGGCCGCAGCCAGTTCGACGCCCTGCAGCTCGGGCTGACGCGTCGATTCCGCGGCGGCCTGACCGGTGGCTTCCAGTACCAGTACGCGCACAACACGGGGACGACGCAGGGATCGAACGAGGCGCAGACGGCGCAGAACACGTTCGACTTCTCGACCGAACAGAGCGCCAACCCGACCGACATCCGGCACACGACCAACGCCAGCCTGGTGTACCTCTTCCCCGGTGATGGCTTCTGGAGTGGCGGCTGGCGCCTCGGCGGTATCCTCAATGCGCGCAGCGGCGTCCCGATCAACGTCGTCATCGCGCGCCCGGACAACATCTCGGTGAATGGCGTGACGGTGGCCAACATCCAGGGCGGCAACTCGCGCGGGACGCAGCGGCCGGACCTCATCCCCGGCGTCGATCCGTACCTGAAGGACGGCGGCATCCGCTGGCTCAACCCGGCGGCGTTCGCCACGCCACAGCCCGGTACGTTCGGCAACCTGCCGCGCAACTTCCTGACCGGCCCCGGCTTCTGGCAGGTGGACCTGATGGGAAGCAAGGACTTACGCTTCGGCGGCAACCAGGCGCTGCAGTTCCGCATCGAGATGTTCAACATCACCAACGAGCTGAACTACCAGCAGCCGACGGCTTCGCTGCCCAACGGCGCGCCTGGCGTCGCGTTCAACGACAGCACGGCCGGAGCGACGTTCGGCTACATGCTGGGCCCGCTCAACCGCACGATCGGCCTCGGCACGCAGCGCCAGATGCAGTTGTCAGTGCGCTACACGTTCTGA
- the asnB gene encoding asparagine synthase (glutamine-hydrolyzing) — MCGIAGVFARDGGVVDQAWLSAMAGTLCHRGPDADGFWHDAGLGFAHRRLSVIDVSEAGRQPIGSEDGRIQVCYNGEIYNFAAIREELLARGHRFASATDTEVIAHAWEEWGPEAVRRFNGMFAFAVWDRCARRLWLVRDRLGVKPLYYAVADGRLLFGSEIKALLAVPGVSRTLDPVALDAFLALNYVPGPRTIWREVRQVPPGHLLSATAEGHSLESWWDVRFGRDLFTDRNQAIEEIRALCDDAVRMRLVSDVPLGAFLSGGLDSSAVVHFMRPRHVGPLHTFSVRFGEASFDEGPFAALVGKRYDLTHHEVVCQAGDVPACLDRLVWHADGPVADISMVPMYKLAEATRQHVTVVLSGDGGDEVFGGYAIYHADRAAHVWRALPRWFRERLVRPLVDALPASTGKMTVDYALRQFVAGAGNAPEKAHYSWRTICTADERAGLLRPDVREAAAREQAPEAPFLAAYLASGAPELMDRLFYVDLKTFLVDSILPKVDRTTMAFGLEARTPWLDYRLVELGARLPWRWKLRGRDTKVIFKDAMRGLVPDAIVRRQKAGFHAPLAAWFRGPLRPLLQDVLSPASLRVLPELQPAPVQTMLDAHVSGRANHAFKLWGLVTLVRWAHAWRH; from the coding sequence GTGTGCGGCATTGCGGGGGTTTTCGCTCGGGACGGCGGCGTTGTCGATCAGGCATGGCTGTCGGCCATGGCGGGTACGCTGTGCCATCGCGGCCCGGACGCGGATGGGTTCTGGCACGACGCGGGCCTCGGTTTCGCACATCGACGTCTCAGCGTCATCGATGTCTCGGAGGCCGGACGCCAGCCGATTGGCTCCGAGGACGGTCGGATCCAGGTCTGCTACAACGGCGAGATCTACAACTTCGCGGCGATCCGTGAAGAACTGCTGGCGCGGGGCCACCGCTTCGCGTCGGCCACCGACACGGAAGTGATCGCGCATGCGTGGGAGGAGTGGGGACCCGAGGCAGTCCGCCGCTTCAACGGCATGTTCGCGTTCGCGGTCTGGGACCGCTGCGCGCGCCGGCTCTGGCTCGTGCGGGACCGCCTCGGCGTCAAGCCCTTGTACTACGCCGTCGCCGACGGCCGCCTGCTCTTCGGCTCCGAGATCAAGGCCCTCCTGGCGGTCCCTGGGGTCAGTCGCACCCTGGATCCGGTGGCGCTCGATGCCTTCCTCGCACTGAACTACGTACCGGGTCCGCGCACCATCTGGCGGGAGGTGCGGCAGGTGCCGCCCGGGCACCTCCTGAGCGCGACAGCCGAGGGCCACTCGCTCGAGTCATGGTGGGACGTGAGGTTCGGGCGCGATCTGTTCACCGATCGAAACCAGGCCATCGAGGAGATTCGGGCGCTGTGCGACGACGCCGTGCGCATGCGGTTGGTGTCCGACGTGCCGCTGGGGGCGTTCCTGAGTGGCGGGCTCGATTCGTCCGCGGTCGTGCATTTCATGCGGCCGCGCCATGTCGGCCCATTGCACACCTTCAGCGTGCGCTTCGGTGAGGCCTCGTTCGACGAAGGCCCATTCGCGGCGCTGGTCGGCAAGCGCTACGACCTGACCCATCACGAGGTCGTCTGCCAGGCCGGCGACGTGCCGGCCTGCCTCGATCGGCTCGTCTGGCATGCTGATGGCCCCGTGGCCGACATTTCGATGGTGCCGATGTACAAGCTGGCCGAGGCTACGCGCCAGCACGTGACCGTCGTGCTGTCGGGCGATGGCGGCGACGAGGTGTTCGGCGGTTACGCGATCTACCACGCCGACCGCGCCGCGCACGTCTGGCGAGCGCTGCCGCGATGGTTCCGCGAGCGTCTCGTGCGTCCGCTGGTGGATGCATTACCGGCCTCGACGGGAAAGATGACCGTCGACTACGCACTGCGCCAGTTCGTCGCCGGCGCGGGCAACGCTCCCGAGAAGGCACACTACAGCTGGCGTACGATCTGTACGGCCGACGAACGCGCCGGGTTGTTGCGGCCGGACGTCCGCGAGGCTGCGGCACGCGAGCAGGCGCCCGAGGCGCCGTTCCTGGCCGCGTACCTGGCGTCGGGGGCGCCGGAACTGATGGACCGCCTGTTCTACGTCGATCTCAAGACGTTCCTGGTCGACTCCATCCTGCCCAAGGTGGATCGCACGACGATGGCCTTTGGCCTCGAGGCGCGCACGCCGTGGCTCGACTACCGCCTCGTGGAACTGGGCGCGCGCCTGCCATGGCGCTGGAAACTGCGCGGGCGTGATACCAAGGTGATCTTCAAGGACGCCATGCGCGGACTGGTGCCCGATGCGATCGTGCGTCGTCAGAAGGCAGGTTTCCACGCGCCGCTCGCCGCATGGTTCCGCGGGCCGCTGCGGCCGCTGCTGCAGGATGTCCTCTCGCCCGCATCGCTGCGCGTGCTGCCGGAACTGCAACCTGCGCCCGTACAGACGATGCTCGATGCGCATGTATCGGGGCGAGCCAATCACGCCTTCAAGTTGTGGGGACTCGTCACGCTCGTGCGCTGGGCGCACGCGTGGCGCCACTGA